A section of the Flavobacteriales bacterium genome encodes:
- a CDS encoding DUF2807 domain-containing protein: MRTSLLPLLLALPLVQGCWNMNCVDAPGPVVTRDLAVEPFTGVITEGAIDVEIVQGPVQQVKAEGPAAALDLLSTQVKAGVWHVRTTACFKSDVDLVVRITLPSLERVGVEGSGDVHCTGAFAGERLEVTVAGSGDITAPVSARTLKVSIQGSGDVTLTGTAGEADLGIAGSGNVEGLDLSAGRADVEIEGSGDVSLTAVDVLNARILGSGNVRYRGTPKVSSTITGSGAVTPAP, encoded by the coding sequence ATGCGGACATCCCTCCTCCCCCTGCTGCTGGCCCTGCCCTTGGTGCAGGGTTGCTGGAACATGAACTGCGTGGATGCCCCAGGGCCGGTGGTGACGCGCGACCTGGCGGTGGAGCCCTTCACCGGGGTGATCACAGAGGGCGCCATCGACGTGGAGATCGTGCAGGGGCCTGTGCAGCAGGTGAAGGCGGAAGGCCCTGCCGCCGCGCTCGACCTGCTGAGCACCCAGGTGAAGGCCGGCGTGTGGCATGTGCGCACCACGGCGTGTTTCAAGAGTGATGTGGACCTGGTCGTGCGCATCACCCTGCCCTCGCTGGAGCGCGTGGGCGTGGAAGGCTCCGGGGATGTGCATTGCACTGGTGCCTTCGCCGGTGAACGATTGGAGGTCACCGTGGCTGGCAGTGGCGACATCACCGCGCCGGTGAGCGCACGCACGCTGAAGGTGTCGATCCAGGGCAGCGGCGATGTCACCCTCACCGGTACGGCCGGCGAGGCCGACCTGGGCATCGCCGGCAGCGGCAACGTGGAGGGCCTGGACCTGAGCGCCGGGCGCGCGGACGTGGAGATCGAGGGAAGCGGCGACGTGTCCCTCACCGCAGTGGACGTGCTGAACGCGCGCATCCTGGGCAGCGGCAACGTGCGCTACCGGGGCACACCGAAGGTGTCGTCCACCATCACCGGGTCGGGGGCCGTGACACCCGCGCCATGA